One stretch of Nomascus leucogenys isolate Asia chromosome 7b, Asia_NLE_v1, whole genome shotgun sequence DNA includes these proteins:
- the ZNF280A gene encoding zinc finger protein 280A, which translates to MGDTFLCKKVESPKKNLRESKQRDEDDEDPDLIFVGVEHVHRDAEILFVGMISNSKPVVSNILNRVTPGSNSRRKKIFHQDPAHVSQPANHVTSMAKAIVPVSPSEGISTDSPVTMKSSSEPGYKMSSPQVVSPNFSDSLPSGTQCLVGAMVSGGGRNESSPDSKRLSTSDINSRDSKRVKLRDGIPGVPSLAVVPSDISSIISTNTPPQGVCNSSNHVQNGVTFPCADANGKAHFNLTNPERANGSDGLVITDIPSLASQNKTFDPKKENPIVLLSDFYYGQHKGDGQPEQKTHTTFKCLSCVKVLKNIKFMNHMKHHLEFEKQRNDSWEDHTTCQHCHRQFPTPFQLQCHIDSVHIAMGPSAVCKICELSFETDQVLLQHMKDHHKPGEMPYVCQVCHYRSSVFADVETHFRTCHENTKNLICLFCLKLFKTAIPYMNHCWRHSRRRVFPCSKCRLQFLTLKEEIEHKTKDHQTFKKLEQLQGLPREKKVIIQTSVQPGSSGMASVIVSNTDPQPFPVKTKKKMAMNARDSRLPCSKDSS; encoded by the coding sequence atggGAGATACCTTTTTGTGTAAGAAAGTGGAATCACCAAAGAAGAATTTGAGAGAATCCAAACAAAGGGACGAGGATGATGAAGATCCAGATCTGATCTTTGTTGGGGTGGAGCATGTACATAGAGATGCTGAAATTCTCTTTGTCGGGATGATTTCAAATTCAAAACCAGTCGTTTCAAACATTTTGAACAGAGTCACCCCAGGTTCaaattcaagaagaaagaaaatcttccaTCAAGATCCTGCTCACGTGTCGCAGCCTGCAAATCATGTGACCTCTATGGCAAAAGCCATCGTGCCAGTTTCTCCGTCTGAGGGGATATCAACAGATAGTCCTGTCACTATGAAGTCTTCATCTGAACCTGGTTATAAAATGAGTTCACCACAAGTTGTTTCTCCCAATTTCTCAGATTCGCTCCCCTCAGGGACTCAGTGTCTAGTTGGAGCTATGGTCTCTGGAGGAGGCAGAAATGAGAGTTCTCCTGATTCAAAGCGACTTTCCACTTCAGATATAAACAGCAGAGATTCCAAAAGGGTGAAACTCAGGGATGGAATCCCAGGTGTACCTTCTTTAGCTGTGGTCCCTTCAGATATCTCTTCTATAATAAGCACAAATACACCCCCACAGGGGGTCTGCAATTCATCAAACCATGTTCAGAATGGAGTAACATTTCCTTGTGCTGATGCTAATGGAAAGGCACATTTCAATCTTACCAATCCAGAGAGAGCAAATGGGTCTGATGGCCTGGTAATAACAGACATTCCAAGTCTAGCAAGTCAAAACAAGACCTTTGATCCCAAGAAAGAAAATCCCATCGTGTTACTTAGCGACTTTTACTATGGACAGCATAAAGGAGATGGGCAGCCGGAACAGAAGACTCACACCACCTTTAAATGCCTCAGCTGCGTGAAAGttctaaaaaatattaagtttatGAATCACATGAAGCATCATTTGGAATTTGAGAAGCAGAGGAATGACAGCTGGGAAGACCACACCACCTGCCAGCACTGCCACCGGCAGTTTCCCACTCCCTTCCAGCTACAGTGTCACATTGATAGTGTACACATCGCCATGGGGCCCTCTGCTGTCTGTAAGATCTGTGAATTGTCATTTGAAACAGATCAGGTCCTCTTACAACACATGAAGGACCATCATAAGCCTGGCGAAATGCCCTATGTGTGCCAGGTTTGCCATTACAGATCATCGGTCTTTGCTGATGTAGAAACACATTTTAGAACATGCCATGAAAACACAAAGAATTTGATTTGTCTGTTTTGTCTCAAACTTTTCAAAACTGCAATACCATACATGAATCATTGTTGGAGGCACAGCAGAAGGAGGGTCTTTCCGTGTTCCAAGTGCCGGCTACAGTTTTTGACGTTGAAGGAGGAAATAGAGCACAAAACCAAGGaccatcaaacatttaaaaagctgGAGCAACTGCAAGGGTTGCCTCgtgaaaaaaaagttattattcaaACTTCAGTTCAGCCAGGATCAAGTGGTATGGCTTCCGTTATTGTTAGCAACACTGACCCTCAGCCTTTTCCTGTAAAAACGAAAAAGAAGATGGCTATGAACGCTAGAGAttccagactcccttgcagcAAGGATTCTAGCTGA